The Microaerobacter geothermalis genome includes the window CAAGATTCCACAATGACTGGGCATTCTGGTCCAACCATTGGACAAACTGGGCATCCCATATAAATCCGTGCTTGATTACCTCAGAAAAACCGGCGGACAGTTCCCTGGAAGGTAATGTTTTTAAAGTATTTGTGTCATAAACAACCATGAGAGGTTGATGGAATGACCCAATAATATTTTTTCCCAGAGGGTGGTTTACCGCTACCTTCCCTCCGACACTGCTATCATGTGCCAATAATGTAGTGGGTATTTGAACAAATGGGATTCCTCTCATATAGGTAGCCGCTACAAAACCAGCTAAATCACCTACTACCCCTCCTCCAAGGGCTAAAACCACAGATTTGCGGTCTAAGCCATTTTGCAAAGCAAAACCGATGATTTCCTGAAAAACAGATAAGCTTTTTGCACTTTCACCTGGATTTACCTGATATGAAAAAACATCGGCTCCTGTTCTCCTAATCTGTTCTTCTACCGTTTGGAGATATAAAGGGGCCACGTGCCGATCGGTAATAATCAACACTTTTTTCCCCTTAGAAATAAAAGGCGAAAGAAGGGAATGAAGTCTTTCCAACAAATGGCTTCCGATATGGATAGGATATGAACGATCCCCTAATTCTACTTTCAATGTAACCATTTTAAAAGCTCTCCAGGTATTTTTTATAAACTTCGATATTCCCCTTCATTTCATCCACATGATCAGATGAGAATTTCTCACAAAGAGCATTGGCAATTTCCCAAGCGACTACCGCTTCAGCCACTACACTGGCTGCTGGAACAGCACAATTGTCCGAACGTTCAATACTTGCGGTAAAGGGTTCCTTTGTATCAATATCGACACTGTTTAAGGGTTTATATAATGTAGGAATCGGTTTCATTACTCCTCTAACGACGATAGGCATCCCTGAGGTCATTCCTCCTTCAATACCGCCCGCACGATTTGTTTTTCTCGTGAACCCTCTACTTTTATCCCAAATGATCTCATCATGAACTTTGGATCCCCACAATTCAGCAGCTGCAAATCCTATTCCAATTTCAACTCCCTTGAAAGCCTGAATGCTGACGATGGCTTGGGCAAGTCTTCCATCTAACTTACGGTCCCACTGAACATGGCTACCTAATCCAACAGGAACTCCTTCTACGATGACCTCCACAATACCGCCGATAGAATCCCCTTCTTCCTTTGCCCGGTCAATTTCTTCCATCATCTTTTTCTCCGCTTCTTTGTCCAAGCAACGAACAGGAGAGGCTTCAGTAATCTCCTGAATTTGTTGAATGGAATATTGACTGGCTTCAACATTTGACTGCACCGAACCAATTTGTTTC containing:
- the aroB gene encoding 3-dehydroquinate synthase, whose protein sequence is MVTLKVELGDRSYPIHIGSHLLERLHSLLSPFISKGKKVLIITDRHVAPLYLQTVEEQIRRTGADVFSYQVNPGESAKSLSVFQEIIGFALQNGLDRKSVVLALGGGVVGDLAGFVAATYMRGIPFVQIPTTLLAHDSSVGGKVAVNHPLGKNIIGSFHQPLMVVYDTNTLKTLPSRELSAGFSEVIKHGFIWDAQFVQWLDQNAQSLWNLEEPMLSEAIYRGCLVKVHVVSNDEKEEGLRAILNLGHTIGHAIETLSGYGELNHGEAVAIGMVGAAKLAEKLGIVEEIFSLSEEYTRILKKYHLPTSLPGHFSPDEVISVMKRDKKNRENTIVMVLPKKFGEVIITKGVPEAAIKEVLTELKQK
- the aroC gene encoding chorismate synthase, which produces MRYLTAGESHGPQLTAIIEGIPSQLPLSLEKINEQLQRRQKGYGRGRRMQIEKDEVKVVAGVRHGYTTGAPIALIVENKDWVHWEKIMSATPVDVGGDKRRVSRPRPGHADLNGALKYRHRDMRNVLERSSARETAIRVAVGAVARQLLEYFGIELAGHVKQIGSVQSNVEASQYSIQQIQEITEASPVRCLDKEAEKKMMEEIDRAKEEGDSIGGIVEVIVEGVPVGLGSHVQWDRKLDGRLAQAIVSIQAFKGVEIGIGFAAAELWGSKVHDEIIWDKSRGFTRKTNRAGGIEGGMTSGMPIVVRGVMKPIPTLYKPLNSVDIDTKEPFTASIERSDNCAVPAASVVAEAVVAWEIANALCEKFSSDHVDEMKGNIEVYKKYLESF